A region of the Conyzicola lurida genome:
CGTCGACGAGCGGCTTGCCGGTTCCGCCGTGCAGCACCGTGATGCCGTCGGCGACGAGCACGACGTCGTCGCCCCCGGTCGCGACCGGCTCGCCCTGGGCGCGCACGATGCGGGCGCGGGTCGAGTTCGACCGCGGGTTGGCTGCCGCGGCGAGGCCGTCGCCGACCAGCAGGGCGGCGAGCGACGCGAAGGTGAGCGCGACGGCCGGGCCGAGGATCACGACCGGGTTGACGACGATGCGGCTGAGGCCGTCGTTGAGCAGGGTTCCCCAGTCGAACGAGGGGCTCTGCGCTCCGAGGCCGATGAAGGACAGGCCGGAGATCTCGACGAGCGCGCCCGAGAACGCGCCGGCGATGAGGATGAGCGTGGGCTCGGCCATGTTCGGCAGCACGTGGCGCAGCGCGATGCGGTGCGTCGGCACGCCCATCAGCTTCGCGGTCGTCACGTATTCGCTCGCCGAGATCTTCGCGGCGAGGTTGGCGGTGAGTCGGGCGAACCCGGCGATGTTGGCCACGGCCACGGCGACCACGACCTGCACGACGCCCTGGCCGAGGATGGCGGCGACGATGATCGCGACGAGCATCGTCGGATAGCTGACGGCGAACTCGATGAAGCGCAGGCCGAGCTCGCGCACCCGGCGGGGCGCGAGCCACACCCCGATGCCGAAGGCGATGCCGACGACCGAGGAGAGCGCGGTCGCGGTGAACGCCATGAGCACGGTGGCCTGGGTGGCGACGAGGGTGCGCGCGAGCATATCGCGGCCGAGGGTGTCGGTGCCGAGGGGGTGCTCGGGCGTCGACCCCAGGCCGGGGCTACCGCCGATCTTGGTGGCCTGGTCGCCGAGCACGAGCGGCGAGACGACGGCCGCGACGACGATGACGGCGAGCATGCCCATACCGATGACGAGACCGGCGTTCCAGGCGAAACTGCGGGGGCGCGTCGCGGGCGCCTCGGCGGCGCGGGCGAGGGCGGCGGGGTTGGACTCAGTCACGCTTGTCTCCCAGGGTGCGCGGGTCGATGAGACCCAGGATGATGTCGATGACGAGGGTGAGGACGAGGGAGATCAGTCCGATCACGAACACGGCACCGCGGATGACGGGGTAGTCCTTGTCGATCGCGATTGCCTGCACGATGACCCCGCCGAGTCCAGGCCAGGCGAACACGGCCTCGGTGATGAGCGCCGAACCGAGGAGCGCGGTCAGGATGATTCCCGACAGGGTGAGCGCGGTGGTCAGGAGGTTGGGCAGCATGTGCTTCGCGTACAGCGAGAGTGCCGGCAGGCGCCATCCTCTCGCCGTTCGCATGTAGTCCTGCTCGAGGATCACGGCGGTCTCGCGACGCACGATGCGCGCGACCGAGCAGGTGCCGCCGATGGTGAGCGAGGCGATCGGGAGGATCGCGGCGGTGCCGATGTCGTAGGCCGGCGAGTACGCCGGGGGCAGGACCCGCCAGACCACGGCGAAGAGGATGACGAAGCCGGTGGCCAGCACGTAGGTGGGGATCGAGGAGATCAGGCCGGTGATCATCGTGAATCCGAGGTCGAGCCAGCGGCGGCGGTCGCCGCGTGTCGCTACTCCCACGGCCATGCCGAGGGCGACGCCGAGCACGAGAAGCAGCAGGACGGCGGCGATAGTGATCGACAGCGTGTACGGCACGGCCGTCAGCACGATGTCCATCGCCGGCTGGCGGTAGCGGTAGGAATCGCCGAAGTCGCCTTGGATGACGCCCGAGAGGTACGTCCAGAGCTGCACGGGCAACGGCTGGTCGAGGCCGAGCTGCGTGCGGACGAGTTCGACCTGGTCGAGGGTCGCGTTCTCCCCGGCGATGGCCGTTGCCGGGTCGCCGGGGATCAGCTGCACGATCAGGAAGGTGACCAAGACCAACAACGCCAGGTTGACGATGAGGCCGAGGACGCGGCGCACGAGGAACGCGCGCCAGGTCGCCCCGAGGGATGCCGCTTTCACGGGGGTGGTGGGTGCCGCGGCGCCCGGACCGGGCGTCGGGGAGCCGGCGGTGGTTATGGTGCTCATCGCGTGTTCTCCTCAGTGTTCCGGTCCGGGCGGTGCATCAGTCGGTTAGGACGTGATGCGCATCGCGGAGATGTCCCAGTAGCCCGAGAACACGTAGGTGGCGAAGCCCTCACGTGCGACGTAGCGGTGGGTGTCGGTGATGAGCGGCGTCATGTCGACGCGCTCGAGGATCGACTCCTGGGCGGCTTCGAATGCTGCGCACTGGGTCTCGGCGTCGGCTGCCGCCATGCCCTCCTGGTACGCGGCGAGGCCCTCGGGGTTGTCGCTGCCGGCGACGTTGGTGCCGCCCTCGGGGTAGGTCGGTCCGAGGTAGCGGGCGATCGACGTGTGGATGAGGCCCGACTCGGCGTTCTCGGCCGCGACGGCGACGTCCCAGGTCTCGGGCTGCGTGCGCATCTGCGCGGTCCAGTCGGCGGGGTCCGGTGCCGCGACGGTGACGGTCGCGCCGGCCGCACGGAGCGACTCGGCGAGGTAGTCGGCTGCGGGGTCCCAGTTGGACATGATCAGCAGGCGGATGGTCTGGCCGGCGAGGACGTCGGCGGCGGCTTCGGGGTCGTACTGCTGGATGACCGAGGAACCGTCGACGGCGCAGCGGTAGCTGGCGGCGTTGACCGTAGTCTGCTCGACACCGAGGCCGTCGAGGCCGGCGGCGTTGAAGCCCTCGGGGTCGATGGCCTGGGCGACGGCCTGGCGCAACTCGAGGTTGCCCTCGAAGATGGAGCCCGAACCGGGCGACTGGTTGAAGACGAGGTTGTAGGCCGAGCTCGCGAAGCTGACGGTCGTGTACGCGTCGTCGTCCTCGAAGCGCAGGGCGTTCGAGTCGTAGAAGCGGGCGAGGTCGACTCCGCCGGACTGCAGCAGGTTGGCGCTCGTGTTCGAGTCGGCCTGCACCGTGAGGTTGATGGTCTCGGCGGGGACGCCTTCGACGTTCTCCCACGCGGGCCACGCGTCGTAGTCGTCGCGGAGCGTGTAGGCGGCGCTGACGCCGGCGGCCACATCGCTCAGGACGTACGGTCCCGACCAGGCGCCGTCGACGGTTCCGGCGGCGAGGCCCTCGGGGTCGGCGATGCCGGCGGGGCAGATGATGCCGGTGCCGGGACGGGTGACGCCGCCGAGCAGCTGCGAGTAGGGGGCGCTGAGCGAGATCGCGAGCGTGCCCGCGGCGTCGTCGGCGGTGAAGGTCGGGGTGCCGGAGCCGAAGGCCTGGTTCTTCCAGGTCAGGGCGCCCGAGTCCTCGAGGCCGACGAGGTACTCGAACGACGCGGCGACGACGCTCGGGGTGATGGCGGTTCCGTCGGCGCAGGTCGCGTCGTCACGGATGGAGAACGTGTACTCGGAGGCGGAGACGGCTTCCCAGTCGGTAGCGAGGCCGCCGATGTAGCCCTCGGTCTCCCCCTGGCGCAGCAGCGTGTCGAAGCCGAGGCGGGCGACGGTGACGTCGGAGCTCGCGGAGGCCTTCGCGGGGTCGAACGTGGCCGGGGCGTACCAGAGCTCGGCGTTAATCGTGTCGGTGGTTCCCGCAGCCGCTTCCGGCGCGCTGCTTCCGGCACAGGCGCTGAGCGAGAGGCTCGCGACGGCCGCCAGCGCGACGCCGGCGATCAGACTTTTCCTAACCATGGTGCTGTCCTCCAAGAGAGTGATGGTGCTTCGGGTGCAAAGGCTGCGGTGGGATGCCGCGGCTCGACGTCACATCGCCGGCCGGAGCAACTTGGATCCAATGTAGACCAATACGCATCCAATTATGTTTCCGTTGGATTACAAGTGACGGGGAATCCCCACTGACCCCTCTGCCACCCAGACGGCGCGGCCTCCCACCTCGGTGCGCAGCACGCGCGCGGCGGCGAATTCGGACGCGGAACAGAGAAGCGGGTCGACGTCGATCAGCACCCAGTCGGCGAGGAAGCCCGCGCGCAGCATTCCGCGGCGGTCGTCCGCGAACGAGGCATGCGCCGCTCCCCGCGTGTAGGCGGCGACGGCCTCGGGCACGGTGATTCCCTCGTCGGGGCCGACCGGTTCGTCGAGCCCGCGCATCCGCCGGTCGACCGCGACGGGCACGACCTGCCGCGGGTCGAACGGGAAGTACGGGGCGTCGGACCCCATCGCCACCACGGCTCCCGCGTCGAGCCAGGCGCGCATCGGGTTGACGGACTGTACCCGGTCGCCGAGACGTTTCGCCAGCCCCGCCGCGTTGTTCCAGGCGATGGACGGCTGCAGGGAGGCCACGACGCCGAGGCGGGCCGCACGCTCCATGCTGGCGACGCTCGGTTCGAGGTAGGCGTGGATGAGCTGGCAGCGCAACGGCCCGAGCGAGTCGGGAGCGCCGGCCGCCTCGAGACCGTCGAGCACCTGCTCGACCGCCCGGCTGCCGACCGCGTGCACGCCGAGGCCCCAGCCGCGTGAGATGCAGGCGGCGGCGAGTCGTGCGAACTCGTCGGCGGAGAGGCGCTGGACACCGTGGTCGTCGCCCGACCACGGGCGTTCGAGCAACGCCTGCCCTTTCATCCCCTCGCCGTCGTAGTAGATCTTGACCGGGCCCAGCCGCAAGACGTCGTCGCCGGCTCCGGTCGCACCCTCGATGCCGTCGAGCACGGCCACGGCGGCGTCGATGTCGGGCACGAGTGCCGAACCGAGCTGGGGCCAGGGCATCGCGACGACGCGCAGGGTGAGCTCGCCGCGTCGGTGTGCCTCGCGGTAGCCCGCGAGTTCGTCGACCGAGACGGCGGGGTCGACGACGCCGGTGAAGCCCATGGCGTGCAGCAGCGGCTGCACGACGCGCAGCGCGGCGAGACGGTCCTCGATGCGGGGAGGCTCGTCGCCGAGCCAGTCGGGAGCGTCGGGGTCGGCGTCGCCGTCGGCGAGCATCACGGCCGAGAACTCGGCGACGCCGGCGCCCGCGGGCAGCAACTGCAGCGCTTTGAGCCCGGCGCGCTGCGCGTGCGAGTGTGCGTCGATGAAGCCGGGCAGGATGACGCCGTCGAAGTGCTCCTCGACCGTGTCGAGGAGCGCCGCCGCCCGCACCTCGTCGAGGGCACCGATCGCGGCGATGCGGCCGCCGACGACGAGCATCGCCTCGGCCTCGGGCGCGTGGTCGTCCATCGTGCGGATCGAACCGACGACGAGCCGCGCTCCCCTGTCAGACACCGGCGGCCTCGCGCTCGTCGAGCCACTCGTGCACGTCGCCCGCGGTGACGAGGGCATCGCGCTGCAGGTAGCCGATCGCCTCGAGGGCCGCGTCGTGCGCCCGCTCGCTGGATCCGGCGACGCAGTCGGTGAGCACCCGCACCGTGTAGTCGTGCTGGTGCGCATCGGCTGCCGTGTAGTGGATGCAGATGTCGGTGAGCCCGCCGACGAGCATGACGGTCTCCGCCTTGTACGCCTTGAGCACGATCTCGAGCTCGGTACCGAAGAAGGCCGAGTAGCGGCGCTTGCGGATGACGAACTCCTCGGGGCGCGGCTCGAGCCACGACGCGAGCTCGGTGCTCTCGTCGCCCTCGAGGCAGTGCGACCCCTCCGCCCCGTCGAGCTCGCGGCCGATGTCGACGAGGTCGCGCTTATGCACCTCCTGGATGAAGACCACCGGGATGTCGGCCTCGCGGCAGTGCGCGATCAGGTCGCGCACGCGTGGTGCGCGCTCCGCCCGCCCGCTCATGACCGGGATTCCCGGTGTGGGGAGGGCCGACGTGCTGCCGCCCTGGATGTCGACGACGATGAGGACGGGATTACCCGTGACGGTCAGCATGGTGGTTCCTTCCGCGGATGGGACAGATCGATGGTGCTGGTCGCTCTGCACCCGCCCCGCAAGTGTCGGCGGCCCGGCGACCGGGGGTGGGTCGCCGGTGTTACGGCGACGTAAACTCTGCGGCTCCGGGCTCCCGGCCCGTGCGGCGCCGCCGGAACGGCAGCAGCTCGGAGACGCCGACGGCACCGAATGCGTCGCCGACGGCGACCCAGACGCGGGCGTCGGGCGCGTGGTCGCCGAGCAGCTCGGCACACACCCCGCACGGCTCGATGAGGTGGGTGCT
Encoded here:
- a CDS encoding dipeptide/oligopeptide/nickel ABC transporter permease/ATP-binding protein, which codes for MTESNPAALARAAEAPATRPRSFAWNAGLVIGMGMLAVIVVAAVVSPLVLGDQATKIGGSPGLGSTPEHPLGTDTLGRDMLARTLVATQATVLMAFTATALSSVVGIAFGIGVWLAPRRVRELGLRFIEFAVSYPTMLVAIIVAAILGQGVVQVVVAVAVANIAGFARLTANLAAKISASEYVTTAKLMGVPTHRIALRHVLPNMAEPTLILIAGAFSGALVEISGLSFIGLGAQSPSFDWGTLLNDGLSRIVVNPVVILGPAVALTFASLAALLVGDGLAAAANPRSNSTRARIVRAQGEPVATGGDDVVLVADGITVLHGGTGKPLVDDVSFTIHRGEVLGIVGESGSGKSLTASVVAKLLGEGLEASARRLELGGTDLLGRVPDRVLASKIGLVYQDPGTALNPALVLGTQLSDVLTIRLGFSRRSALDLLARAFRAVKLTDPEGRLRQYPHQLSGGMKQRAMIASAMAGKPDLLIADEPTTALDVTVQREVLTLLKRMNVDSGTAVLFISHDLGVVRALCDRVLVMKDGRIVERIDDVATLSEDTVEHPYTKQLLAATPTVTIPAGGHS
- a CDS encoding ABC transporter permease; amino-acid sequence: MSTITTAGSPTPGPGAAAPTTPVKAASLGATWRAFLVRRVLGLIVNLALLVLVTFLIVQLIPGDPATAIAGENATLDQVELVRTQLGLDQPLPVQLWTYLSGVIQGDFGDSYRYRQPAMDIVLTAVPYTLSITIAAVLLLLVLGVALGMAVGVATRGDRRRWLDLGFTMITGLISSIPTYVLATGFVILFAVVWRVLPPAYSPAYDIGTAAILPIASLTIGGTCSVARIVRRETAVILEQDYMRTARGWRLPALSLYAKHMLPNLLTTALTLSGIILTALLGSALITEAVFAWPGLGGVIVQAIAIDKDYPVIRGAVFVIGLISLVLTLVIDIILGLIDPRTLGDKRD
- a CDS encoding ABC transporter substrate-binding protein, with protein sequence MVRKSLIAGVALAAVASLSLSACAGSSAPEAAAGTTDTINAELWYAPATFDPAKASASSDVTVARLGFDTLLRQGETEGYIGGLATDWEAVSASEYTFSIRDDATCADGTAITPSVVAASFEYLVGLEDSGALTWKNQAFGSGTPTFTADDAAGTLAISLSAPYSQLLGGVTRPGTGIICPAGIADPEGLAAGTVDGAWSGPYVLSDVAAGVSAAYTLRDDYDAWPAWENVEGVPAETINLTVQADSNTSANLLQSGGVDLARFYDSNALRFEDDDAYTTVSFASSAYNLVFNQSPGSGSIFEGNLELRQAVAQAIDPEGFNAAGLDGLGVEQTTVNAASYRCAVDGSSVIQQYDPEAAADVLAGQTIRLLIMSNWDPAADYLAESLRAAGATVTVAAPDPADWTAQMRTQPETWDVAVAAENAESGLIHTSIARYLGPTYPEGGTNVAGSDNPEGLAAYQEGMAAADAETQCAAFEAAQESILERVDMTPLITDTHRYVAREGFATYVFSGYWDISAMRITS
- a CDS encoding amidohydrolase family protein, with the protein product MSDRGARLVVGSIRTMDDHAPEAEAMLVVGGRIAAIGALDEVRAAALLDTVEEHFDGVILPGFIDAHSHAQRAGLKALQLLPAGAGVAEFSAVMLADGDADPDAPDWLGDEPPRIEDRLAALRVVQPLLHAMGFTGVVDPAVSVDELAGYREAHRRGELTLRVVAMPWPQLGSALVPDIDAAVAVLDGIEGATGAGDDVLRLGPVKIYYDGEGMKGQALLERPWSGDDHGVQRLSADEFARLAAACISRGWGLGVHAVGSRAVEQVLDGLEAAGAPDSLGPLRCQLIHAYLEPSVASMERAARLGVVASLQPSIAWNNAAGLAKRLGDRVQSVNPMRAWLDAGAVVAMGSDAPYFPFDPRQVVPVAVDRRMRGLDEPVGPDEGITVPEAVAAYTRGAAHASFADDRRGMLRAGFLADWVLIDVDPLLCSASEFAAARVLRTEVGGRAVWVAEGSVGIPRHL
- a CDS encoding cysteine hydrolase family protein; translation: MLTVTGNPVLIVVDIQGGSTSALPTPGIPVMSGRAERAPRVRDLIAHCREADIPVVFIQEVHKRDLVDIGRELDGAEGSHCLEGDESTELASWLEPRPEEFVIRKRRYSAFFGTELEIVLKAYKAETVMLVGGLTDICIHYTAADAHQHDYTVRVLTDCVAGSSERAHDAALEAIGYLQRDALVTAGDVHEWLDEREAAGV